A section of the Pseudomonas lini genome encodes:
- the accD gene encoding acetyl-CoA carboxylase, carboxyltransferase subunit beta, which yields MSNWLVDKLIPSIMRSEVKKSSVPEGLWHKCPSCEAVLYRPELEKTLDVCPKCNHHMRIGARARIDIFLDADGRAELGADLEPVDRLKFRDGKKYKDRLTAAQKQTGEKDALISMSGTLLGMPVVVSAFEFSFMGGSMGAIVGERFVRAANYALENRCPMICFAASGGARMQEALISLMQMAKTSAVLARLREEGIPFISVLTDPVYGGVSASLAMLGDVIVGEPKALIGFAGPRVIEQTVREKLPEGFQRSEFLLEHGAIDMIIHRQELRPRLGNLLAQMMGLATPKFVAAPIEPIVVPPVPANI from the coding sequence ATGAGCAACTGGTTAGTAGACAAACTGATCCCTTCGATCATGCGTTCCGAGGTCAAGAAGAGCTCGGTGCCTGAAGGTCTGTGGCACAAATGCCCGTCTTGCGAGGCGGTGTTGTATCGTCCGGAGCTGGAAAAGACCCTGGACGTTTGCCCCAAGTGCAACCACCACATGCGCATCGGCGCGCGCGCGCGCATCGACATCTTCCTCGACGCTGACGGCCGTGCCGAACTGGGCGCGGACCTGGAGCCGGTTGACCGTCTGAAATTCCGCGACGGCAAGAAGTACAAGGATCGCCTGACCGCTGCGCAAAAGCAGACCGGCGAAAAAGATGCACTGATCTCCATGAGCGGCACCCTGCTGGGCATGCCGGTGGTGGTATCGGCTTTCGAATTCTCCTTCATGGGTGGCTCGATGGGTGCCATCGTCGGTGAGCGCTTCGTGCGCGCCGCCAACTACGCCCTGGAAAACCGTTGCCCGATGATCTGCTTCGCCGCCTCCGGTGGTGCGCGGATGCAGGAAGCGCTGATCTCCCTGATGCAAATGGCCAAGACCTCCGCGGTGCTGGCGCGTCTGCGTGAAGAAGGCATTCCGTTCATCTCCGTACTGACCGACCCGGTCTACGGCGGTGTTTCCGCCAGTCTGGCAATGCTCGGCGACGTAATCGTTGGTGAGCCAAAAGCCCTGATCGGTTTCGCCGGCCCGCGCGTTATCGAACAAACCGTTCGCGAAAAATTGCCGGAAGGCTTCCAGCGCAGTGAGTTCCTGCTGGAACACGGCGCGATCGACATGATCATTCACCGTCAGGAACTGCGTCCGCGTCTGGGCAACCTGCTGGCACAAATGATGGGCCTGGCGACGCCAAAATTCGTCGCCGCGCCGATCGAGCCGATCGTGGTTCCGCCGGTGCCTGCCAACATATGA